DNA from Prunus persica cultivar Lovell chromosome G6, Prunus_persica_NCBIv2, whole genome shotgun sequence:
GCAATATGCAGATCTACAGGTCAATGGTATGGTAATTCTGATTGTTTGACATTTATTGATGAATTTTGAGCTTAAATCTAAAATGTAGTCTTAGAGAGGTCGCGTTGGTTATGTATTTGGAATATGTAAATGCATTTACTTGAATGTACTCTCTGTGTTTCATTGGAGATTTCTCTGGATTATACGCAGGTATGCCTGTTCGTGCAATTAATAGACCTGGCTCGCAACTTCTCGGAGCTAATGGTCGTGATGATGGTCCAATTGTGAGTTCCACCTGTACATTTATTTGCTTTTAGTTGTCAGTATTCTTTCCATGCTTTTAACCCATATCACCTCGCTATTTTCGATGAGATTACTTTCTTTGTGACTGCAGGGCATTTTCTGATTGCTCTGTGAATCAAAACACTTAACAAGTTGTTTCTGTGTTTAGTATCTTAGTGTACTTCATGTTGTTTTGTCAGATCACACCATACACGAAAGACGGAATTAATAAGATTTCCTTAACAGGATGTGATGCCCGTATGTTCTGCTTAGGGGTTCGTATTGTGAAGAGACGCACTTTGCAACAGGTACtgctgatttttttaatatgatttttttttgggatagtTGAGCTTGTATTTACGCATCTTGTAAAAGTTGCAACCTGAAAAAGAGACGTTTGTTAAGTCCCGCAAACTACTAGAAGGATGAAAAAAACGACATATCAGGCAGAAATTTTGCAAATATGTCAATGTTTTGGTGATTCCAGTatgagtatggagaaagaaaaagggggtgtgtgtgtgtctgttGTAAGTCAATTTCTTTTAGAGATGTACCCCATATAACGTTTCCAGGGATCTTTGGAAATGTTGGGAATGTGTTTTAGTGCAGCAAAGAATGAGCTTTAAACGGGAGTGATGGgcagaaaaattaaagtttgCAATGTGTATGGATTACATTGTTTTGGCTCTTTCTCatccaaatacaaaacatgTTCTTTTGAGTATGGAGGGTTTGAAATTGGTGTGTCGATCCAGGGGGACATTTTAGGACtaattttcaaccaaaaagtGGGAAGAGAGGTAGCCGGAAATTGTGGCTGATGGGAGGAGGGACAGTGGAAACATAAAGATGCATATTTCTGGCATGCTCAGCGCTGGCAAAGATGTTTGAATCAACATGGGATCTAGCTGGTGTCGTTGAACTCCCTAAGAAATCTTTTATTGATGTAAAGTGTTTCAGGCTTGTATGCCTGTTTTGGACTTTTCAGTATGTAAAATGTTGTTGAAGATGGGAGAATTCAATGGAATGAAGATGTTTTGTCACCTTAGCGTCGAAGCTTTAAGATCATACTTATCAATGGAATAAAGATGTATTTCAAGATTATACAAGGCTTGCAAATATACAGGACTAGtgtatttgttttatattgcTGCCAGTACTTGTACATGTTCAAGTTTGTCTTCGCCAACAGATAATAGTTATTTGTTAGTGTATCCTTGgtatttattatattagtaaaatattttgattttgatttttctaggTTCTCAATGTGATTCCCAAGGAGTCTGATGGTGAGCGTTTTGAAGATGCTCTTGCTCGTGTGTGTCGTTGCGTTGGTGGCGGGACTGCAATGGATAACGATGATAGTGACAGTGATTTGGAAGTTGTTGCAGATTCTTTTACTGTCAATCTGCGTTGTCCGGTAAATCGTTTTTCTGATAAACTTTTGTGAGACGAAAATTGCGCACTTCGTTATAGGAGTTTATGAAGCCAGTAAATTTAACACAATTATATAATGCATTGTGGaatgttatattttgtatGAATTTTACTTTTGTGTATGAGCTGAATTATATGCATTGCAATTAATCTCAACTCTTAGATTCAAGAATGTTTGAATTGCCAACCATACGAATAACCAAGGGGTTCTCttctaacttatttttcaaattcttaTATTGATTATCAGGAGTCTGTCTCGATAATGCTTGTTAGGCTAATTGTTTAGAGTGCTTCATCAAGTTCCAATGTTGTGAGTGCCTCTCCCTAGGGTTGTACCAAGGATAAACATCCCTCTACTGATGGGACAGTCCAATATTAGCTGATGCTGACCCTAATTGTTCTAACACAAACAATACTATCAATGTGGTTTATATTTTACTTTCAATGTAGTAATTCTGTAGTACAGGATATCAATTGTCTAGAGAGGTTTTCTTATGTCGAGGAACACCTTTCATGCTTTTGTTCGTATGTGCTATTTGTTTCTGGGACTGAATTGGGTATGTTTATGCATGTATTTGATAGATGAGTGGTTCAAGAATGAAGGTTGCTGGGAGATTCAAGCCCTGCCTTCACATGGGCTGTTTTGATCTTGAAGTGTTTGTGGAAATGAATCAACGGTCAAGGAAGGCAAGCTTCTACACAAAATGAAAGATGTGGTTGTTTtgtccttatttatttattagttttAAAGCATGCTTTGCTTTATGATTGCAGTGGCAATGCCCCATTTGTCTTAAGAACTATGCACTGGAGAATGTCATTATTGATccatattttaatcgtatcACGTCAAAGGTAATGCCTTCTTATGCACTACAGAAAATTGTGTTTCAAAAGTATCGTTTTATtgatctattttttttcttgttcttttctgtttttttttcctggtcATGGGTTGTTACAGATGAGGTATTGTGGAGAAGATGTAGCAGAGATTGAGGTGAAGCCTGATGGTTCTTGGCGAGTGAAGACTAAAAGTGAAAGTGATCGTAGGGATCTTGGGGAACTTGGGTGGTGGTACCTTCCTGATAGTACACTTGCCCCAACAGATGAAGAAATTATCCCAAAAACTGAAGTTTTGAAGCAGGTCAAACAGGAAGGTGTTTCAGACGGTCATACTGGTTTGAAACTAGGAATGAGGAAGAATCGCAATGGTGTTTGGGAATTCAGCAAACCTGAAGATATGAACACCTCTTCAGATAATAGATTACAAGTGCCATTTGGAGACCACGAGGTAAAAGTTATCCCAATGAGTAGCAGTGCCACCGGAAGTGGTAGGGATGGTGAAGATGCAAGTGTAAATCAGGATGGTGGTGGGAACTTTGATTTCTCTACTAACAATGGAATTGAGATGGATTCCTTTTCTCTAAATGTTGATTCTGTGTATGGATTTTCTGGACAAAATCCTTCTGCAACTGTAGGAGATGCAGAAGTTATTGTCCTAAGTGATTCCGATGATGACATAATGCCCTCTGGAACCATCTAcaggggagagagaaatgatACTGGTGGGATTAATTTTCCTGTGGCCCCTTCTGGAATTGCTGATTCATATGGTGAAGATCCCACGCTTGGGACTGGTGGGAATCCATGCTTGGGTCTTTTTAATGGCAACGATGATGATTTTATTCCGCTCTGGCCACCATTAGCTCCCGGAACTCAATCAGGCCCtggatttcaattatttagTTCCGAGGCAGATGTACCAGATACCCTAGTTGGTCTGCCTCATGGTTCCATCAATTGTTCCACATCTATGAATGGATACACCTTGGCTTCAGAAACTGGCATGGGATCTGCTACCCTAGTACCTGATTCTTCTGTTGGTCGTTCAGATGCTGACATGAATGATGGCTTAGTTGATAATCCATTGGCTTTTGCTGGTGATGATCCCTCTCTTCAAATATTTCTTCCCACAAGACCATCAGATGCATCAGTGCATTCTGATTTGAGAGATCAGGCTGATATGTCAAATGGTGTCCCTACTGATGATTGGATTTCTCTGAGGCTTGGGGGTGATGCCAGTGGCATTAATGGTGCGCCTGCAACTCCAAATGGATTAAATTCGAGAATGCAAATGCCATCCAGAGATGGTGCCATGGATTCTTTGGCTGACACAGGTTCGTTCTCTTTCGACAGAATTGCTACAATGAGTTTTAGATCGGTTCATGATTGGCATTAAAGGTAGCTTGATGGTTGTTTATGCTAATGGTTTAATATACATCACCTCTGATTTCATTGTGAAGGTTTTGTTTGAGAACTGGTTTTACTCTATTGGTGATCAAAATATTTACCTTTTTACCTTTTAACTTGTACTGGATATGAAAAAAGGTTTGAGGGTGGGAGGAAATGGGTtgtgtttatttttccttttctccagTTGCAACACCTTCAGTATACATAGTTCAGGCAGGTGCTATTTCCACATCCTTATATTGCTATAGCCACAACATCTTTAATCAGGTTATTGACTTTTCAACTATTTCGCAAGTTTCTTATAAGAAAGAGAGTAATATTTATAACTTTAATTCTACTATTGAGAAACAAAAGTTGATAGCATATGACATTTGCTCCCAATTATCTCTTAGCCCTTACATGGCTAAGCTTCTGCCTGTTTAATTAGTATCATTAGTTTTTTCTCAAATAGTGTTGAATTCCGTGGCCAAgcctctataaaaaaaaagtaaatatgttattttcttatttaaagcTTTTGAAGCTTAAAGTCTTTAAACCAAAGAAATAGattagaaagggaaaaaaaccaatttggttatttttaatattaaacaaacaataaaacacATCAAGTTCCAGAATATTTGCAAGCCAGTGATGATAGTTTTGTgtatattttgatttatttcaaTTAGGTGGCCAAGCTTAAATTGTTTAATCTAGTTTAAGTCTCTCTATAAAGTTTAATGCTTCTAGAGTACCATGCTAATAGTTGAAGGTTTTAAGTAAAACTGAGTTGTAGAGTTCTCACCATTTTCTAGTGGTTAGAAGTCTGGTTGACATCTTCCTTTTCATAATTCAGTCGTGTGATTGAATGGGTAACCAGTTGAGTTCAACCCAGCAAAACTGTATTGCACGCCTTAGCTCTGTCGTTGAGCACAATTAgaaattgttttttgtttttacttaattattaGATTGGTGTGATGATGTCACAAATTTTTGATTCATGACCATGGAAAAAGGTAGAAGGAACTAAAAGAGAATAGATTATAAACATGCTTAAAATGTGAGACATagtcaaatttgtttttcttctttgaacaACTTATGGGTTGTATGAGCGAGCGATATCTCCTTTTTGGCAGTAAGTTTTACTTGTACAAGTGAGTGCTATCTCGTGAGATTGAGTAATGAAGTGAGCATTACTGAGCTTCTTCAAGCTCAAACTCATGTGGAATCACATATTCAAGTTCATGAACTCCATGGGACTAAAATATGCAATTCAGTAGGACACTGCCCAACCTGTAACTCTTCCAAGCTTGTTGCTGTACTCCAAGTGCAACCTTTTAAAGCTCTTCTCATTTCTGCCTCATGTACATCCTAGTTTACTCTAGCTTCTTTGCAAAACAGGAATTGAACCATGTTCACCAAGGCACGATGAAGAGAGGCAGATTCTTTGTGAGCCTCTTCAGAGACCAGAATATAGAGGTTAACAGAGAACTGAAGGAATGCTTCTGTGCCTTCATCTataaaatatctctcttttagGAAATCTGCATAGAAAGAGTTGAAAAGACAATAACCTTATTAAAGAGACTGGCTATAGCAATATAAGGGTGTGGAAATTGTCCCAGCCATTGTATTGTTGTCATTCCCTTTTTGGAAATCTTTGCAGTTTAATGATCATTAGGCTCATCACTGTTGTACCTTATGCAGCTTCTTTGCTTCTCGGTATGAATGACGGTAGCAGATCTGACAAGACAAGTAGGCAGAGATCAAATAGTCCTTTCTCATTTCCTCGCCAAAAACGTTCTGTCAGGCCGCGGTTGTATCTTTCTATTGACTCGGACTCTGAATAGAGGAACTGGAACTTTTTCTTTATGAGAACTatcttttgggctttttttaattttatttcccTGGGATGGAAAGCATATCCTGGAGTAATCTTATGATTGACTCAGAGAATCTAGTTTTGGGTTTATAATTTAAAGAATGCTGACAGACATTTGGTCCCTGACAAGAGAAGAAGTGTTAGATGCGGCACAAGGCACCTCGGGGAGAACAAAGTGTTAGATGCGGCACAAGGCACCCGGGGTAGAACAAAGCGATTTAATACACAAGGCATCCAAATAGACTGCATGATTGCAAAACTTTTGCTGGCGCCTGCAAAAATTTTCCCTTGGTTTGTAAGCTTGAGGccttttatcatttttcagTATCCTGTTCACGTTTCAGCTGTGTTCGTGATGCCTGTTTGACTTAACAGAAACAGGCTTGTTCAAGTCTTTAATGATCTGCAGGTCCCGTGCTGGTATTGTACAGGAGATATGTGATTTGAATCCATCAATTCAAATATTTGGATGTAGTTGGGGGAACCCCATCACAGAAATACAAGATAGCTGCCTTGTCTCGGTTTTATAGCGAGAAGCAATAGCCTGTAAATATTCACTCAGATTCAGTTGTTTATAGAGAAAtcattttttgtcaaaatggatgtttttctctttatagTCTGGCAtggttttaatgaattttttgtgcCCATTACTCGGGCATGATATTTGTAGTAACGTGTAGAGATCCATTTGAAGGACAGCAAGGCCCTTGCACCTCCGATGGCGGGGCAACGTGGAAATTATATTAGTTTTATGCGTTTCCAATTGAGTTTCATGAGACTTCTGACTTTTGAGCTTATGATCATGCTCCTCCAGACATaaaatgtttcaaattttaagcCGAGTGTTTTTGGCACGAGCCTGTCATTGATTTTCCTTCAAATAAAGGACAGTAAAATATCGTGGAAAAATTCAGACCCCCACAATATTCCAGACACCCAGCCATTGATGTGGTGTGATGCATTGGATGAAGATTCAATGTTTTAAAGCTAAGTCtcttataaaattatttttggtctGAAAATTTCCCATTACTCGGACACCCTTACGAAGACATTAATACATgattctataaataaaactttttAATCTGTCTTACGTTTACATAATTTACATTAGCAAATTTGATTACTTGAGATGAAAGATAAATCTTGCATTATATGTGACGCCATCAACAAACAGAGCAAAAAATGTCATTCAATTCCAAGCAAAACCAAAGCAAACGGAGCAAAACTTGTATTAAGACAACATATCTATCCAAATTCACAGTACTAAGGCTACCATATCTGCattttcaaatgcaaatcCCTCCTCTATGAAGTTATGACTAACAAATCCTCAGCTGCAATGGTATCGGCaacaaacaaggaaaaaaattccTCGGTTTCTTAAACTATCGTTTATGGCAATTTGGAAACTTGGATTCATCAATGTACCGTCAATTactgtgttttcttttgtaaggCTTGATGAAGAACATCAGAGAAACGCAGCAGCTCCGATTGAACACTGCCACATGTGACAGTAGCCAGGTCATAAGTTCGGGTAGTACAAACAGTCATGAGAGACAACCACATATGGGGAGGCAGCAGTACTCATCCTTTGTTAGCATTTGGTATCTTGGAATGGCTGGCGCTCTCACAACCTGGGCAGTTATGCAAGCTGTCATGAATATAAATGTCACAATCAAGGCAGAAGTGCTGTTTGCATTTTGGACAAGCAACACGAAGGCTGGGTTTGTTTCCTGTGTCATAAGCAGAGAAAAGGAAGTAAGCCAGGGAAGTGATGCCACCTGTTACATAGGCAAAGACATTCCACATATGCAACCGGTAAAAAGCTGAAAACATAGGCAAGGTTTATATATGACATCAATGAATAACTTAGTTTTATTTGGGAGGTGCTCCTACTCTTTCCCTgtgatttttataattaagggTTGAGCCAAATTTCTAGTTCACCTTTTCACTTTAATTGCCTTTTCTCTTCCTTCACTTTTCTATTACTGCCTCTTTTTGGAGGGGATAAGATGcctctcattctctcatcATCTAACCTATTCCAATTTAGACTCTTCTCCTCTTAAGTAGTCTTATCATTATTACACTCAAAAGCAGCTAGATGCTGCTTCCTAAGGGAGCATCTGCTAACATGTTGGGGAACAATTGCATTATGGCAAAGAATCACTAAGCTCCCCAGCTTCCTTATTGGACCTGCAGAAGTTTTAATGTTGACAGACACAATCATAGAAAACATGACTGATCTACATCTACAACATTTcataaccaaacaaaaacacagaTGACCAGTAGAAATGCCATTCAAATGCATGTATGATCAAATTTATTGCAAAAGCTCCAAATGATCTATTTTATGTACATAAATACTTACCGGGATTGAGAAGACTCTGTTGGCAGCCAAAACAAGCTCTAGGAAACTTGTTTTGTTGATCAATTAGTAGTGACGGAGAGACCTCATCAAATGGCACAATGGGGAAAAGATGATGATAAGACCTTGCCAAATGAGGAGAAGAAATAAGCGTCAACCCACAAATGCGACATTCAGTAGGTAGGTCACATACACGTGCCTTGCACCTTGGACAAGTGTATCCACCTCCGACCTTTGCCTCCTTGTGACATGAACAAATTGCCACAGAGCCCTCTGCCGCTCTTTGTGGGAAGCCCATCTTTATCAAATTAGCAATTGCAAATTCTGCTATTGCTGGTGGTGGAGGTGCATGTTCCAAGATTAACTCTTTTAAGTGTGGCTATGCAAGGAGATACATATCAGAATGaatgttttaaaaacaaactTGTCGGTTAAATCTAATAAATAACTCTGGATGAACATCAGgctccaaaataaataaatgttaaATCTTTTAAGTGTGAGACTAAAGACCACTTTCCAGTCTCTATGACAACACTGTTTCTTATTTTGGGTTATCATCAAGGTCATTCTTGAGAAACGTTTCATCCAGATGATAGAATTTGTGCTCAAATGCCTTGAAAAACCAGAATTCATGTTATTTTAGTAGTGTAGGGTTACTTAGTTGAACTCACCTCATCCAATGCAATATAGTACAAGCCACCAGTTTCCTGGCATAGATGTTTGCATATGAAAATTTCTGCTGAGAGACCAATAACTGAGCACCtaattttggatttcttaCATTTCTGGATAGTTTCCATTATATCTCCTGGATCACAGGTACTGAGAGCTGAATATAAGATCAGAACTTCTCTATGACCATATGATGGAATCTGTTCCAGATACCCATGTACAAGATCCAATGCGTTCTGTAGGGACGAGTCACCTGAGCATTCCAGCTTACCCATCAAAGCTTTAACATGAGAATTGGGACTGCCACCAAGATCCGTTAAGCAATGAGCAACACCGTCTTTTATAGTCACCAGGCCAACTTGACTAAGCGGATTCTGGTAAAAAAACTCTATAATGAAAGCCTCAACATGTTTTGCAACCACGCCCATTCGGCTTGGTCGAAAATCCATTTCCGCAGCAGCCtacaaatattaaaagaaaCCAAAGGCAACAATTTGGAATCACAAATTAAGTAGATAAATATCACCCAGAACTATCAAAGAACTTCTGCATCCATGTATCTTaatatatcattttcattattgaTTGAAGATGATATAAACCAATGTCCTTGGTTGTCCTCACTCAGCTCTAACCATTCTTCAACCCAGAATAAAGTCAATGTACTTCAAATCAATTTGAAGTTCCAAACTTTACTAAACAAAAGATTCCAGAAAAACCAATCCCATAAGatcaaaccaaagaaaaataagctaaattctctctctctaaacacAAACAGACAGACCCATAaccaaaattgaacaaaatttcCTTAGAGCTCAAAAGGGTATTAAGCAAATGGGAATCAAATACCTTAGAGAGGTCGATAACAATGTAAACATAACGAATAAGACCCTTTTGAATTCGAGCAGTGGAGGCAGCACGAAGGCGACGACGGTACTGAGCATGTTTAAGGCTCTGGTTGTCAATGGGCTGAAGAAGCCCAGACTCGTCCTCTTGCAGTGACTCCCATGACCTCTCATCAGCGTAGGCTCGTTCCCAAGCAGCGAGGCCTCCATTGTTtgcatcgtcttcctcttcgtCTTCCTCTGCCTCTCCATTTAAGCGTCTTTGCTCGCCGTTGTTCATGTTTCGATTGACCAGGATTGCTGTGGCTCTTGGAGTGAGACCCAGAACACAGAGCCACAGACCAGTTCATAATGTACCGAGATTTTcctaggtttttctttttcttttctttttttcttttaactaaATATTCTTTctccaaacaaattaaatacaaagttatttctttagttttttttaatggaagaTTAGAAtgttaaaattacattatcacctttaattattaaaattatttaatataaaaaggtttaaattgttttttttttaaatcatctTTGATTAACAaggagagttttttttttttttggtaaataccaCGATGTGTTGCCACATCCAAAGGATATCCCCGCTCGGAATTCGGCTCATCCCTAACCACAAAATGCTTTCAATGAGTTTCACACCTCTATCATTGAGGAAAGAGGGTTCTCTTTAATGATATAGCACATATAACTATTTTCtgagaccaaaaaaaagaaaaaaaaggatatgttgtaaaagtttgaaggtggagcccacagaggaagtttccttgcatcttccaggaactttcccttccctgtatttatcaattcaggaagtttccttgcatcttccaggaactttccttccctgtatttatcaattcaggaagtttccttgcatcttctaggaaccttcccttccctgtattttgcCTAAAcattagcctataaataggaatACCAATTGTAAAGGGGAGTGTGACCaacggagaaaagaaagaaaggggagaagagaaaaagaagagagaagaagaagagaaaagaagaaagaaaagaagagaaaaagaagaaagaaaagagagaagaagaaagaaagagaaaattcagtgagcctcacatattgtaaactctaaagttgtagccctattatttcatatagtgaaaaagttactgctgttgctctccgaggacgtaggcatagccgaacctcgttaaatgctgtgtctcatctacttttcgtgcagctcaatattcgtacatattccatgttatttttataacacgttatcagcacgagaagctctcaggtataatttttgtgctgcactattatctatactactaaccactaacaaacatggacccttggtaatactaaacatattatcagtgggagaccgttactaatactaacttttttcttattttattcggtggtggttttaaccccacatttatttactgtatggtgtaggtttattacccatacatgcacctttactttatcgcaaatttattttaccgcatatttattttatttactgtatggtgtaggtttattacccatacaacagtatttatttaaaagggtggtgcgggtttatcgtccacgcctttacttttatttaaatgtatggagcagaattagtgcccatacaagcacaatttactttaccgcacatttaattttatttaaagtatggtgcgggattaacgtccatacagcaagcaatttaatttatgaatttaatttaccgcacatttacatttatttaaaagggtggtgcgggtttatcgtccacgcctttacttttatttaaatgtatgtagcagaattaatgcccatacaaacaccttaactttatgaatttaatttaccgcacatttacatttatttaaagtgtggtgcgggtttatcgtccataccagtaatttatttaccagcaatttattttatggattaaatgtgctgtatgatgagtttttacagtatgcagatcaggaccagaagttccttgatcctcatcatacaattacatcaggacttgaagatccttgatgatgatattaatatgagagctggcagtctctccggtactgtatttgtaaacatgtgatcggacttaagggtccttgatccctgacatgtaaataaggacctagagttccttaatgatgtaacagtaccgtattggttcatggtgccgtacacattaatgataactgtactggcagatgaatagatacgtattcatgacttgatgaatagatacgtattcatgacttgatgaatagtactattcacatgaatagtgacgtatgcataaatattaaccattttgggtaaaccgtcactatatacaaaagggaacctgcagtttcatggtgccgtacacatggatgataactgtactggcagatgaatagatacgtattcatgacttgatgaatagtactattcacatgaatagtgacgtatgcataaatattaaccgttttgggtaaaccgtcactatatacaaaagggaacctgcagttccttaaactcatggatgaacaattaaatgagatgccagaagttcctcaagatatggacaattatgtaaggacttgaagtccagaaatatgtacagaaaattataaaaatgtccataccatgagaatatgtggctttggcctgaagttcaaaatttacagtgttgagaacctgaagttccaacaattaaatggacaacccttgaggtattattgcaaattgtggtatgccacatatttctttggcataagaagatgatgaatttaataaagttcaattttgttataatcgacacctcaaggaagaaatatattttgtgaattccggttgttaagaatacactgcgaaatggataatattaatataaacctcaaataatgaattgaggctccccacatattttgttatatctgggccggaagcccatggatccaaatatatgagagatcctgaacttgaagttgtgggtatatagtagttaatgctcttcactac
Protein-coding regions in this window:
- the LOC18773843 gene encoding E3 SUMO-protein ligase SIZ1, with the protein product MDLVASCKEKLAYFRIKELKDVLTQLSLSKQGKKQDLVDRILALLSEDQVSKMWPKKNTVRKEQVAELVDDTYRKMQISGAPDLASKGQCISDSSNVKIKGEIEDPFQSDIKVRCLCGRLLETESMIKCEDPRCQVWQHMSCVIIPEKPVEGNLPVPELFYCEMCRLSRADPFWVSIQHPLHPVKLNATNSPTDGSNPVQTVEKTFHLTRADKDLLSKQEYDVQAWCMLLNDKVAFRMQWPQYADLQVNGMPVRAINRPGSQLLGANGRDDGPIITPYTKDGINKISLTGCDARMFCLGVRIVKRRTLQQVLNVIPKESDGERFEDALARVCRCVGGGTAMDNDDSDSDLEVVADSFTVNLRCPMSGSRMKVAGRFKPCLHMGCFDLEVFVEMNQRSRKWQCPICLKNYALENVIIDPYFNRITSKMRYCGEDVAEIEVKPDGSWRVKTKSESDRRDLGELGWWYLPDSTLAPTDEEIIPKTEVLKQVKQEGVSDGHTGLKLGMRKNRNGVWEFSKPEDMNTSSDNRLQVPFGDHEVKVIPMSSSATGSGRDGEDASVNQDGGGNFDFSTNNGIEMDSFSLNVDSVYGFSGQNPSATVGDAEVIVLSDSDDDIMPSGTIYRGERNDTGGINFPVAPSGIADSYGEDPTLGTGGNPCLGLFNGNDDDFIPLWPPLAPGTQSGPGFQLFSSEADVPDTLVGLPHGSINCSTSMNGYTLASETGMGSATLVPDSSVGRSDADMNDGLVDNPLAFAGDDPSLQIFLPTRPSDASVHSDLRDQADMSNGVPTDDWISLRLGGDASGINGAPATPNGLNSRMQMPSRDGAMDSLADTASLLLGMNDGSRSDKTSRQRSNSPFSFPRQKRSVRPRLYLSIDSDSE
- the LOC18774985 gene encoding general transcription factor IIH subunit 2; this encodes MNNGEQRRLNGEAEEDEEEDDANNGGLAAWERAYADERSWESLQEDESGLLQPIDNQSLKHAQYRRRLRAASTARIQKGLIRYVYIVIDLSKAAAEMDFRPSRMGVVAKHVEAFIIEFFYQNPLSQVGLVTIKDGVAHCLTDLGGSPNSHVKALMGKLECSGDSSLQNALDLVHGYLEQIPSYGHREVLILYSALSTCDPGDIMETIQKCKKSKIRCSVIGLSAEIFICKHLCQETGGLYYIALDEPHLKELILEHAPPPPAIAEFAIANLIKMGFPQRAAEGSVAICSCHKEAKVGGGYTCPRCKARVCDLPTECRICGLTLISSPHLARSYHHLFPIVPFDEVSPSLLIDQQNKFPRACFGCQQSLLNPGNKPSLRVACPKCKQHFCLDCDIYIHDSLHNCPGCESASHSKIPNANKG